A region of Lichenibacterium dinghuense DNA encodes the following proteins:
- a CDS encoding glycosyltransferase gives MTKHDGVPGTGGFGPLARLLSALFGDAGHRALRLEARRLAASGLIAPRFYRLQSRASGGQRGPAAEHYISHGAAAGRDPHPAISASALAAAFPDGDGANPLARFLDRAEAQDAALPRTLRCAVEPLPAAMHTGRGAALYLRGWAYAPRGRTRFLDAWVGEACTPVLDHSQPRADVLDAELAYDPAGDSFFSGFEAVIPLPPVAAAAERTVRLRLVTRDGTVFEQSVGTVTLLPGDGRAPVAIDWPGEGPRVAICMATHNPPPALFRAQVESIRAQTHRNWVCIVSDDASPDFALRTLDPLLDDPRFVVLRNRDRLDFYGNFERALRAVPLDAEFVALSDQDDRWHPDKLATLLAAMDGEAQLAYADVRVVDGEGRTRADTFWTARRNNYTSLPSLLSANTVMGAASLFRASLLKEILPFPERLGGAYHDHWIGLNALVAGAIRYVDRPLHDYVQHGANVIGHKRDADAPGLAAAGRTVLTALRRPGSLGPALGEIVSRATADRQSLVAQKAVLARVLLMRHPGARPAARRVLARMSALTRLATALCERLLAAVERRPTLNHEGHFLRAVLISRGRQAAYSALRGQQSKRIRRRRMVHGMRHLLASRDSAGPIDFRHSGHERDIRAMDFGHVGWIFHNVSPLTLAPSPDEPKRVNLLLATINFDVLFGGYIGMFNLALRLRRDGHAVRIVLLERTEVDLADWRRRIARYPGIGHLFDAVEVAYRHDRSQPLPVSPDDRFVATSGWSAHVAHRAAAALDQDRFLFLIQEYEPFFGPMNTNTALLRQAYDFPQFGLFSTAILRDYFRENRIGLFEAPGGEERSAVFSNAIQRFSPTREQLERRGRRILFYARPEDHAARNMFEMGIAALVRLFSDPAIAAAGWTAHGIGSIATEDRLELVPGTFLKMVPKTSLQGYIDMLPGFDVGLSLMLTPHPSLVPLEMAAAGLPTVTNTFANKTEAALRAISPNLIGVKPTLDGIVDGLRAAIARVDDVDGRLAGARAMTWPTDWDEAFPADAMARVNAFLTE, from the coding sequence ATGACGAAGCATGACGGTGTGCCCGGAACCGGCGGTTTCGGGCCGCTCGCCCGCCTCCTGTCCGCGCTGTTCGGCGATGCCGGGCACCGCGCTCTCCGGCTCGAAGCCCGCCGCCTCGCGGCCTCCGGGCTGATCGCCCCCCGCTTCTACCGCCTCCAGAGCCGTGCCTCGGGTGGCCAGCGCGGACCGGCCGCCGAGCATTACATCAGCCACGGCGCCGCGGCGGGCCGCGACCCGCACCCGGCGATCTCCGCGAGCGCCCTCGCGGCCGCCTTCCCGGACGGGGACGGCGCCAATCCCCTCGCCCGCTTCCTGGACCGCGCCGAGGCGCAGGACGCCGCCCTGCCCCGGACCCTGCGCTGCGCCGTCGAGCCGCTGCCGGCGGCGATGCACACCGGGCGCGGCGCGGCGCTCTACCTCCGCGGCTGGGCCTACGCGCCGCGGGGCCGCACGCGCTTCCTCGACGCGTGGGTCGGAGAGGCGTGCACGCCTGTCCTCGACCACTCGCAGCCCCGCGCCGACGTGCTCGACGCCGAGCTGGCGTACGATCCCGCGGGCGACAGCTTCTTCAGCGGCTTCGAGGCCGTGATCCCCCTGCCCCCGGTCGCGGCCGCGGCCGAGCGGACGGTGCGGCTCCGCCTCGTCACGCGCGACGGCACCGTCTTCGAGCAATCCGTCGGCACGGTGACGCTGCTGCCCGGCGACGGTCGTGCGCCCGTCGCGATCGACTGGCCCGGCGAGGGGCCGCGCGTGGCGATCTGCATGGCGACCCACAACCCGCCGCCGGCCCTGTTCCGGGCGCAGGTCGAGTCGATCAGGGCGCAGACGCACCGGAACTGGGTCTGCATCGTGTCCGACGACGCGTCGCCCGACTTCGCGCTCCGCACCCTCGATCCGCTGCTCGACGATCCGCGCTTCGTCGTCCTGCGCAACCGCGACCGGCTCGACTTCTACGGCAACTTCGAGCGGGCGCTGCGCGCCGTGCCGCTCGACGCCGAGTTCGTCGCCCTCAGCGACCAGGACGACCGCTGGCATCCCGACAAGCTCGCCACGCTGCTGGCCGCGATGGACGGCGAAGCCCAGCTCGCCTACGCCGACGTGCGCGTCGTCGACGGCGAAGGCCGCACCCGCGCCGACACGTTCTGGACGGCGCGGCGCAACAACTACACGAGCCTGCCGAGCCTGCTGTCGGCCAACACGGTGATGGGTGCCGCGAGCCTGTTCCGCGCCTCGTTGCTGAAAGAGATCCTGCCCTTCCCCGAGCGGCTCGGCGGCGCCTACCACGACCATTGGATCGGGCTGAACGCGCTGGTCGCGGGCGCCATCCGCTACGTCGACCGGCCGCTCCACGACTACGTCCAGCACGGCGCCAACGTGATCGGCCACAAGCGCGACGCCGACGCGCCCGGCCTCGCCGCCGCCGGACGGACCGTGCTGACGGCCCTGCGGCGCCCCGGCTCGCTCGGGCCCGCGCTCGGCGAGATCGTGTCCCGCGCCACGGCCGACCGGCAGTCGCTGGTGGCCCAGAAGGCCGTGCTGGCGCGCGTGCTGCTGATGCGCCATCCGGGTGCGCGGCCCGCCGCACGGCGCGTGCTGGCGCGGATGAGCGCGCTGACCCGCCTCGCAACCGCGCTGTGCGAGCGCCTGCTGGCCGCGGTCGAGCGGCGGCCGACGCTGAACCACGAGGGGCACTTCCTGCGCGCCGTGCTGATCTCGCGCGGCCGTCAGGCCGCCTACAGCGCGCTGCGCGGGCAGCAGTCGAAGCGCATCCGGCGCCGGCGCATGGTGCACGGCATGCGCCACCTGCTGGCCAGCCGCGACAGCGCGGGGCCGATCGACTTCCGCCACTCCGGCCACGAGCGCGACATCCGCGCCATGGACTTCGGCCACGTCGGCTGGATCTTCCACAACGTGTCGCCGCTGACGCTCGCGCCCTCGCCCGACGAGCCGAAGCGCGTCAACCTGTTGCTGGCGACGATCAACTTCGACGTCCTGTTCGGCGGCTACATCGGCATGTTCAACCTGGCGCTCCGCCTGCGCCGGGACGGGCACGCCGTCCGCATCGTCCTGCTGGAGCGCACGGAGGTAGACCTCGCCGACTGGCGGCGCCGGATCGCCCGCTACCCCGGCATCGGCCACCTGTTCGACGCCGTGGAGGTGGCCTACCGCCACGACAGATCGCAGCCCCTGCCCGTGTCGCCGGACGACCGCTTCGTGGCGACGAGCGGCTGGAGCGCCCACGTGGCCCACCGGGCCGCGGCGGCGCTCGATCAGGACCGCTTCCTGTTCCTGATCCAGGAATACGAGCCCTTCTTCGGGCCGATGAACACCAACACGGCCCTGCTGCGCCAAGCCTACGACTTCCCGCAGTTCGGCCTCTTCTCGACGGCGATCCTGCGCGACTATTTCCGCGAGAACCGGATCGGCCTGTTCGAGGCGCCAGGCGGCGAGGAGCGCTCGGCGGTCTTCTCCAACGCGATCCAGCGCTTCAGCCCGACGCGCGAGCAGTTGGAGCGCCGGGGCCGCCGCATCCTGTTCTACGCCCGGCCGGAGGACCACGCGGCCCGCAACATGTTCGAGATGGGCATCGCCGCGCTGGTCCGGCTGTTCTCCGATCCCGCGATCGCCGCAGCGGGCTGGACCGCGCACGGCATCGGCTCCATCGCCACCGAGGACCGGCTGGAGCTCGTGCCCGGCACCTTCCTCAAGATGGTGCCGAAGACCAGCCTGCAAGGCTACATCGACATGCTGCCGGGCTTCGACGTCGGCCTGTCGCTCATGCTGACGCCGCATCCGAGCCTCGTTCCGCTGGAGATGGCGGCGGCGGGCCTGCCCACCGTCACCAACACCTTCGCGAACAAGACCGAGGCTGCGCTCCGCGCGATCTCGCCGAACCTGATCGGCGTCAAGCCGACTCTGGACGGCATCGTCGACGGCCTCAGGGCCGCCATCGCGCGCGTCGACGACGTCGATGGCCGGCTCGCGGGCGCGCGGGCGATGACGTGGCCGACCGACTGGGACGAGGCCTTCCCGGCGGACGCGATGGCGCGGGTGAACGCGTTCCTGACGGAGTAG
- a CDS encoding type II toxin-antitoxin system PemK/MazF family toxin, with protein sequence MIRYSFLRHAEKERGLEEGVKDRPCAVILVTQGSDERGIVTVLPITHRPPDDDRLAVELPAVTKARLGLDGDRSWVMLSEANCFEWPGPDLRPGISGVGSRVAYALLPFRLMDEIRLRFIDVLRKRRASVVIRTD encoded by the coding sequence GTGATCCGTTACAGCTTCCTTCGGCACGCTGAAAAGGAGCGAGGGCTGGAGGAGGGCGTCAAAGACAGACCTTGCGCCGTCATACTCGTGACGCAAGGGTCCGATGAGCGCGGGATCGTCACCGTCCTCCCCATCACGCATCGCCCACCGGATGACGACCGGCTCGCGGTTGAACTGCCCGCTGTCACGAAGGCTCGCCTCGGTCTGGATGGCGACCGCTCCTGGGTGATGCTTTCGGAAGCCAACTGCTTCGAATGGCCCGGCCCCGACCTCCGTCCCGGCATCTCCGGCGTCGGATCGCGCGTGGCCTACGCCCTGTTGCCTTTCCGATTGATGGACGAGATCAGGCTCCGCTTCATCGACGTCCTCAGAAAGCGGCGAGCGTCGGTCGTGATCCGCACCGACTAG
- a CDS encoding type II toxin-antitoxin system Phd/YefM family antitoxin, translated as MEPLRVSASDFQRNVVRYHDVALRRPVTVCDEGRDRTVLLSIEEYERLKRRDREVLSLEDFTDADIALLEASSPPAESAAFDHEMDD; from the coding sequence ATGGAACCGCTCAGGGTTTCGGCATCGGATTTTCAGCGGAACGTCGTCCGCTATCATGACGTCGCTCTTCGCCGGCCTGTCACCGTCTGCGACGAAGGACGAGACCGCACGGTGCTGCTGTCGATCGAGGAATACGAACGTCTGAAGCGCCGCGATCGTGAAGTTCTCAGCCTCGAAGACTTCACGGATGCCGACATCGCCTTGTTGGAAGCGTCAAGCCCCCCGGCAGAATCAGCGGCGTTCGACCACGAGATGGACGACTGA
- a CDS encoding peptidylprolyl isomerase: protein MRKRYDAPLRTLAAALLAATALIGAAATPAAAAAGTSKVLATVNGSDITEDDVRIATADLGPALPQQLQGPQREAYVLDYLIDLKLAAGQAAQEKLGDNPEFAKKMAYYHDKVLMEDLLGNIAKTAVTPEAEKKVYDDAAKAQPPETEIHARHILVPTEAEAKAALERVKKGEDFAKVADEVSKDPGSQGGDLGWFTKDKMVPEFAAAAFKLEPGQVSDPVKSEFGWHVIKVEGKREKAFPPFDQVKDQVARYVAQKAQSDDISKLREQAKIVRNTPAPAAAPTPAAPAGAAPAADAPKP, encoded by the coding sequence ATGCGCAAACGATACGATGCCCCGCTGCGGACCCTGGCCGCCGCGCTGCTGGCCGCCACGGCCCTGATCGGCGCCGCGGCCACGCCGGCCGCCGCGGCGGCCGGCACCTCCAAGGTGCTCGCCACCGTCAACGGCTCCGACATCACCGAGGACGACGTCCGCATCGCCACCGCCGACCTCGGCCCGGCGCTGCCCCAGCAGCTCCAGGGCCCGCAGCGCGAGGCCTACGTCCTGGACTACCTGATCGACCTGAAGCTCGCGGCCGGCCAGGCCGCGCAGGAGAAGCTCGGCGACAACCCCGAGTTCGCCAAGAAGATGGCCTACTATCACGACAAGGTCCTGATGGAGGACCTGCTCGGCAACATCGCCAAGACCGCCGTGACGCCCGAGGCCGAGAAGAAGGTCTACGACGACGCCGCCAAGGCGCAGCCGCCCGAGACCGAGATCCACGCCCGCCACATCCTCGTGCCGACCGAGGCCGAGGCCAAGGCGGCGCTGGAGCGCGTGAAGAAGGGCGAGGACTTCGCCAAGGTGGCCGACGAGGTGTCGAAGGACCCCGGCTCGCAGGGCGGCGACCTCGGCTGGTTCACCAAGGACAAGATGGTGCCGGAGTTCGCCGCCGCCGCCTTCAAGCTGGAGCCGGGCCAGGTGTCCGACCCCGTGAAGAGCGAGTTCGGCTGGCACGTCATCAAGGTCGAGGGCAAGCGCGAGAAGGCCTTCCCGCCCTTCGATCAGGTCAAGGATCAGGTGGCCCGCTACGTCGCCCAGAAGGCGCAGAGCGACGACATCTCGAAGCTGCGCGAGCAGGCCAAGATCGTGCGCAACACGCCGGCCCCCGCCGCAGCCCCGACGCCCGCGGCTCCCGCCGGCGCCGCCCCGGCCGCGGACGCGCCGAAGCCCTGA
- the secA gene encoding preprotein translocase subunit SecA yields the protein MLGSLASKIFGTANGRRLKSYAPKVAAINAMEPEVSALSDEQLTARTAQFREQLAAGKSLDDLLVPAFATVREAAKRVLGQRHFDVQLIGGMVLHEGGISEMRTGEGKTLVATLACYLNALPGKGVHVVTVNDYLARRDAEWMGRVYNFLGLSYGIIVHGLDDAERKASYAADITYGTNNEFGFDYLRDNMKYELEQMCQRGHAFAIVDEVDSILIDEARTPLIISGPSEDKSDLYNRIDTFIPRLVTGDYEVDEKQRTANLTEAGNEHIEAMLGEAGLLTEGSLYEAANSTLVHHVQQALKAHKLFTLDKDYIVRNGELVIIDEFSGRMMPGRRYSEGLHQALEAKESVQVQPENVTLASITFQNYFRLYKKLAGMTGTASTEADEFAEIYKLEVVEIPTNRPVSRLDEHDEVYRSPGEKLKAIVKEIETASATMQPLLVGTTSIEKSEQLGEMMTAAGFTRIDFSDPSAALKGLYAAARSGTPSKLFAILNARFHEQEAYIVAEAGVPGAITIATNMAGRGTDIKLGGSEDMRIATECAAMEPGPERDAKEAEIRAEVAAFKEKAIAAGGLYIVGTERHESRRIDNQLRGRSGRQGDKGRSKFFLSLQDDLMRIFGSDRMDMVLKRLGLQEDEAIVHPWINKALEKAQQKVEARNFDMRKNVLKYDDVMNDQRRVVFEQRRDMMGQESLEEMIGEMRQGVIDDVVARFMPHDAYPEAWDIEGLKAALKDGLNMEPPVGDWAKEEGIADEEMRERLQAAAEEAFASRVEKNGAELSRYVEKQIVLQVLDHLWREHLVTLDHLRQVIGWRGVAQRDPLNEYKSEAFEMFDGLITKLREIVTAQIMRVEVAYEQPTVGELPPMFATHQDPLTGDDDVTIADMNARLAAGDFGPGSGAMLSTLERIEPTTRDPGDPATWGRVSRNESCPCGSGKKYKHCHGALA from the coding sequence ATGCTCGGCTCGCTCGCAAGCAAGATTTTCGGGACGGCCAACGGGCGCCGGCTGAAGTCCTACGCGCCCAAGGTCGCCGCCATCAACGCGATGGAGCCCGAAGTCTCCGCCCTGTCGGACGAGCAGCTCACCGCGCGGACCGCGCAGTTCCGCGAGCAGCTCGCGGCCGGCAAGTCCCTCGACGACCTCCTGGTGCCCGCCTTCGCCACGGTGCGCGAGGCCGCCAAGCGCGTGCTCGGGCAGCGCCACTTCGACGTTCAGCTGATCGGCGGCATGGTGCTGCACGAGGGCGGCATCTCCGAGATGCGCACCGGCGAGGGCAAGACGCTCGTCGCCACCCTGGCCTGCTACCTCAACGCGCTGCCCGGCAAGGGCGTGCACGTCGTCACCGTCAACGACTACCTCGCCCGGCGCGACGCCGAGTGGATGGGCCGGGTCTACAACTTCCTCGGCCTGTCCTACGGGATCATCGTCCACGGCCTCGACGACGCCGAGCGCAAGGCCTCCTACGCGGCCGACATCACCTACGGCACGAACAACGAGTTCGGCTTCGACTACCTCCGCGACAACATGAAGTACGAGCTGGAGCAGATGTGCCAGCGCGGCCACGCCTTCGCGATCGTCGACGAGGTCGATTCGATCCTGATCGACGAGGCCCGCACGCCGCTGATCATCTCCGGCCCGTCCGAGGACAAGTCGGACCTCTACAACCGGATCGACACCTTCATCCCGCGCCTCGTGACGGGCGACTACGAGGTCGACGAGAAGCAGCGCACCGCCAACCTCACCGAGGCCGGCAACGAGCACATCGAGGCGATGCTCGGCGAGGCGGGGCTGCTCACCGAGGGCTCCCTCTACGAGGCGGCCAATTCCACGCTGGTCCACCACGTGCAGCAGGCGCTGAAGGCCCACAAGCTGTTCACACTCGACAAGGACTACATCGTCCGCAACGGCGAGCTCGTCATCATCGACGAGTTCTCGGGCCGCATGATGCCGGGCCGCCGCTACTCGGAAGGGCTGCACCAGGCCCTGGAGGCCAAGGAATCGGTCCAGGTCCAGCCCGAGAACGTGACGCTGGCCTCCATCACCTTCCAGAACTACTTCCGGCTCTACAAGAAGCTCGCCGGCATGACCGGCACGGCCTCGACCGAGGCGGACGAGTTCGCCGAGATCTACAAGCTCGAGGTGGTCGAGATCCCGACCAACCGCCCCGTGTCGCGCCTCGACGAGCACGACGAGGTGTACCGCTCGCCGGGCGAGAAGCTCAAGGCCATCGTCAAGGAGATCGAGACCGCCAGCGCCACCATGCAGCCGCTGCTGGTCGGCACGACGTCGATCGAGAAGTCCGAACAGCTCGGCGAGATGATGACGGCGGCGGGCTTCACGCGCATCGACTTCTCGGACCCTTCCGCGGCGCTGAAGGGGCTCTACGCCGCGGCCCGCTCCGGCACGCCGTCCAAGCTCTTCGCCATCCTGAACGCCCGTTTCCACGAGCAGGAGGCCTATATCGTGGCCGAGGCCGGCGTGCCCGGCGCCATCACGATCGCCACCAACATGGCGGGCCGCGGCACCGACATCAAACTCGGCGGCTCCGAGGACATGCGCATCGCCACCGAATGCGCCGCGATGGAGCCTGGCCCCGAGCGCGACGCCAAGGAGGCCGAGATCCGCGCCGAGGTGGCGGCTTTCAAGGAGAAGGCGATCGCGGCGGGCGGCCTCTACATCGTCGGCACCGAGCGGCACGAGAGCCGCCGCATCGACAACCAGCTCCGCGGCCGCTCCGGCCGCCAGGGCGACAAGGGCCGCTCCAAGTTCTTCCTGTCGCTGCAGGACGACCTGATGCGGATCTTCGGCTCGGACCGCATGGACATGGTGCTGAAGCGCCTGGGCTTGCAGGAGGACGAGGCCATCGTCCACCCCTGGATCAACAAGGCGCTGGAGAAGGCGCAGCAGAAGGTCGAGGCGCGCAACTTCGACATGCGCAAGAACGTGCTGAAGTACGACGACGTGATGAACGACCAGCGCCGCGTCGTGTTCGAGCAGCGCCGCGACATGATGGGGCAGGAATCGCTGGAGGAGATGATCGGCGAGATGCGCCAGGGCGTCATCGACGACGTCGTGGCCCGCTTCATGCCGCACGACGCCTATCCCGAGGCCTGGGACATCGAGGGCCTGAAGGCGGCGCTGAAGGACGGGCTCAACATGGAGCCGCCCGTCGGCGACTGGGCCAAGGAGGAGGGCATCGCCGACGAGGAGATGCGCGAGCGCCTTCAGGCCGCGGCCGAGGAGGCCTTCGCGTCGCGCGTCGAGAAGAACGGCGCGGAGCTCAGCCGCTACGTCGAGAAGCAGATCGTGCTGCAGGTGCTCGATCACCTGTGGCGCGAGCATCTCGTGACGCTGGACCACCTCCGGCAGGTGATCGGCTGGCGCGGCGTGGCGCAGCGCGATCCGCTGAACGAGTACAAGTCCGAGGCCTTCGAGATGTTCGACGGCCTGATCACCAAGCTGCGCGAGATCGTCACCGCGCAGATCATGCGCGTCGAGGTGGCCTACGAGCAGCCGACGGTCGGCGAGCTGCCGCCGATGTTCGCCACCCACCAGGACCCGCTCACGGGCGACGACGACGTGACGATCGCCGACATGAACGCCCGGCTCGCGGCGGGCGACTTCGGCCCCGGCAGCGGCGCGATGCTGTCGACGCTGGAGCGCATCGAGCCGACGACCCGCGACCCCGGCGACCCCGCCACCTGGGGCCGGGTCAGCCGCAACGAGAGCTGCCCCTGCGGCTCGGGCAAGAAGTACAAGCACTGCCACGGCGCGCTGGCGTAG